From a single Fulvivirga ulvae genomic region:
- a CDS encoding RNA polymerase sigma factor, which produces MERTDQEIVDRIKRGDDKAVMTLYDSYRKEFLHWGYNNYSLTEQECADVFQDAVIIIYKNIRQGKLEQLSSSLKTYLFGIGKNLALKRVSQSSRMVVSNEAVESNPGFDHEDPFEATERQKVIAGMLDSMGDPCKSILQMFYFDKFTMDAIASRLGYKNEHVAKSQKLRCFNQLKKMISDRFNSEDI; this is translated from the coding sequence TTGGAGCGGACAGATCAGGAGATAGTTGATAGAATCAAAAGGGGCGATGATAAGGCTGTTATGACCTTATATGATAGCTACAGAAAGGAGTTTCTCCATTGGGGCTATAATAACTACAGCCTGACAGAGCAGGAATGTGCCGATGTTTTTCAGGACGCCGTGATCATTATTTATAAAAATATCCGGCAAGGCAAGCTGGAGCAGTTATCAAGCTCGTTAAAAACCTACCTGTTTGGCATTGGAAAAAACCTGGCCTTAAAAAGGGTGAGCCAAAGTTCAAGAATGGTTGTAAGCAATGAAGCCGTTGAGTCTAACCCCGGTTTTGATCATGAAGACCCTTTTGAAGCCACCGAACGGCAAAAGGTGATCGCCGGAATGTTGGATAGTATGGGAGATCCATGCAAGTCCATCTTACAGATGTTTTATTTCGATAAGTTTACTATGGATGCCATTGCGTCCAGGCTAGGCTACAAAAATGAACATGTAGCAAAATCGCAAAAACTACGGTGTTTTAATCAATTGAAGAAGATGATCAGCGACCGGTTCAATTCTGAAGATATATAG